From a region of the Arachis ipaensis cultivar K30076 chromosome B09, Araip1.1, whole genome shotgun sequence genome:
- the LOC107616035 gene encoding uncharacterized protein LOC107616035 has product MESEESFLVLVHSSGKIKKSKRHGVKFIDREPLSVFIRSFDTLLDLKSSILQKLGAGGTKWVKKLFYKIPIAVVLTGVQYETFALRSDEDMQVLFHCRRSFPEVRIHKLFAKLEHGIDSSGASAPNPQSTTMGGASTSMSVVAPECLLEYWPAGPDGVFTSTHPSPDVGREGEPDRVENAMLENDSNEEPADIGGDSDDEILTNPATCQPPSSAGTHDKEEVVLTVKDYNIRRGVEYRVMESDHFKYHGRCKEFGKGCTWMIRISLRARKGTWEVRPYNRIHTCLATSISSDHRQLDYHVICAKIFPLVRANAAVSIKVLQEATEGTYEFKPTYRKTWLAKQKAVAQIYKDWEESYAELPRWILGMQSIMEGTVALLKTSSVRVGDDVDDSTVYFHRLFWTFPPCVEAFRHCKPLVSIDGTHLYGKYGGTLLLAVAQDGNSNILPIAFSLVEGENAESLSFFLTNLRQHVTLQQGILVISDRHNGVKAALENPNSGWLPPHAYRAFCIWHVAANFTLSFKGTDAKRLLVNATYAKTEAEFHYWFDIMRTGNPAMCDWANRIEYDKWTQHQDGGRQFGHMTTNISECVNSVLKDGRGSVGQRCQVLPVFYKGDGALLERLQALHYPCCHAIACCAQSWLDLSIYVDEVYTMQKVFRAYQMGFVPPIPEGLWPPYDSPTVISDPSLRHCRDGRPRSTRIRNNMDEADSNRPKRCGLCRQPGHTRKSFPQRGSTVAGSSWDF; this is encoded by the exons GGTCGTTTGATACACTGTTGGATCTGAAGAGCAGTATATTGCAGAAGTTGGGCGCCGGTGGCACAAAGTGGGTGAAGAAGCTGTTCTACAAGATTCCTATTGCGGTTGTGTTAACCGGTGTGCAATATGAAACATTCGCGTTACGATCAGATGAAGATATGCAAGTGTTGTTTCATTGTCGTCGGAGTTTTCCGGAAGTGAGGATACACAAGTTGTTTGCAAAGTTGGAACATGGGATCGATAGTTCTGGGGCATCCGCGCCAAACCCTCAGTCCACCACGATGGGGGGTGCCTCCACCTCGATGTCCGTCGTTGCACCTGAGTGTTTGTTGGAGTATTGGCCAGCTGGTCCAGATGGGGTATTCACCTCAACTCATCCATCTCCAGATGTAGGACGTGAGGGGGAACCAGATCGGGTTGAAAATGCGATGCTAGAGAATGATTCCAACGAAGAGCCTGCTGACATTGGAGGAGACAGCGATGATGAAATTCTGACAAACCCAGCAACATGTCAACCACCGTCAAGTGCCGGCACACATGA TAAGGAAGAAGTTGTGCTTACTGTAAAGGATTACAACATTCGGCGTGGTGTTGAGTACAGAGTGATGGAGTCGGATCATTTTAAGTACCATGGGAGATGCAAGGAGTTCGGGAAGGGTTGCACGTGGATGATTCGCATCAGCCTTCGAGCGCGGAAGGGAACCTGGGAGGTTCGACCGTACAACAGAATACACACATGCTTGGCTACATCGATATCAAGCGACCACCGACAACTTGATTATCACGTGATTTGTGCGAAGATCTTTCCTCTGGTTCGAGCCAATGCGGCGGTATCGATAAAGGTGTTGCAAGAAGCTACCGAAGGAACGTACGAGTTCAAGCCAACTTACAGGAAGACATGGTTGGCAAAACAGAAGGCGGTAGCACAGATATACAAGGACTGGGAAGAGTCCTATGCCGAGCTACCTCGTTGGATCCTTGGTATGCAGTCTATCATGGAGGGGACGGTTGCCTTGTTGAAGACGTCTTCGGTTCGAGTCGGTGATGACGTCGATGACTCAACCGTGTACTTTCATCGTCTTTTCTGGACGTTTCCTCCTTGTGTTGAAGCTTTCCGACATTGCAAGCCATTGGTCAGCATAGACGGTACtcatctgtatggcaagtatggaggGACTTTGCTCCTGGCCGTCGCTCAAGATGGGAACTCTAACATCTTGCCTATTGCATTCAGTCTCGTGGAGGGGGAAAATGCCGAGTCGTTGTCTTTCTTCCTGACCAACTTGCGCCAACATGTGACTCTGCAACAGGGAATACTGGTCATCTCAGATAGGCACAACGGCGTTAAGGCTGCACTAGAGAACCCTAACAGTGGGTGGTTACCCCCTCATGCGTACCGAGCATTTTGTATTTGGCATGTTGCAGCTAACTTCACACTCAGTTTTAAGGGCACGGATGCAAAGCGTTTGCTTGTGAACGCTACTTATGCGAAGACTGAGGCAGAGTTTCACTATTGGTTTGATATAATGCGGACTGGGAATCCAGCAATGTGTGATTGGGCGAACAGAATAGAATACGATAAGTGGACTCAGCACCAGGATGGTGGCAGACAattcggtcacatgacgaccAATATATCTGAGTGTGTTAATTCTGTTCTGAAGG ACGGCAGAGGCTCAGTTGGCCAGCGGTGCCAAGTTTTGCCAGTGTTTTATAAAGGCGATGGAGCGCTACTTGAGAGACTCCAG GCTCTCCATTATCCATGTTGCCATGCAATTGCATGTTGTGCCCAGTCATGGCTTGACTTGTCTATTTATGTCGACGAAGTCTACACCATGCAGAAGGTGTTTAGGGCGTACCAGATGGGTTTTGTGCCGCCAATACCAGAGGGACTTTGGCCACCTTACGATAGTCCGACCGTTATTTCGGATCCTAGCTTGAGGCATTGTCGTGATGGGCGACCGAGGTCTACCAGAATCCGGAACAACATGGATGAGGCCGACTCTAACCGACCAAAGCGATGCGGGCTCTGCAGACAGCCTGGGCACACGCGTAAATCTTTCCCCCAGAGAGGCTCCACCGTTGCTGGTAGTTCGTGGGACTTCtag
- the LOC107619435 gene encoding DNA-directed RNA polymerase II subunit 1-like isoform X2, which yields MDIRFSFPYSPAETAKVRALRFQILSPDDIRRMSVVEIEHGIENPKVGGLSDPRLGTVHKNIDCDTCGADMDHCPGHFGHLELAKPVFHVGLLNTVLAVMRCVCFNCSKILSGQNNKKFKQALKITNPKSRLEMMVNACKNKSFCEGDDGDWEDPIRESHDGCGAQQPKLTIKGMKMIAEYKVPRKKEILSAEKVLGILKGISDEDCQLLGLNTQYVRPEWMILQVLPIPPPSVRPSVMIDASSRIEDDLTHQLARIIRSNKNLKTHESNGSPAHVISKFAQLLEFHIATYFDSALPGLQKAAKKSGRPIKSICSRHKEDDGQIRGMLGKRVDFSARTLITPDPNINIDEVGVPRSIALNLTYPETVTPYNITRLKELVDYGPDPPPGKTGAKYIIRDDGQRLDLRYLEKSSDLHLEIGYKVERHLEDGDLVLLNRRPSLHKMSIMGHKIKILPYSTFRLNMLVTKPYNVNFDGDEMDMHVPQSFATRTEVLELMMVPKCIVSPQSNRPVMDIVQDTLLGCRKITKRDTFITKDVFMNILMWWEDFDGKVPAPAILKPEPLWTGKQVLNLIIPKQINLTGYSSWHDHMENGSSITPGDTVVRIEKGELLTGTLCKETLGTFTGRLVHAIWVDVGPDASRKFLGHIQWLVNYWLLQNSFSIGIGDTIADASTMEFFNRNISEAKKKVKYLIRDAQEQKLEAKPGSTMMDTHTLEKKVLIQAHEDAIEKVKMSLSESNNLKAMVTAGSKGSFINISQMTACLGQQNVEGKRIPFGFTDRTLPHFVKDDYGTESRGFVENSYLHGLSPQDFFFHAMGSREGFIDNAVRVYETGYIQRRLVKALEDIMVKYDGTVRNSLGDVIQFLYGEDGMDAVWIETQNLDSLKMKKSDFNRTFRYEFDNENWNPSYMLEGPIEELKTSIELRTALEAEVLKLACDRCQLATEITCNSSLPLPVNLKRLIRNAQKAFKIDFQKPSDMHPLEILEAVDRLQERLKVVPGNDLVSQEAQKNATLLFNILLRSTLASKRILQEYRLSREAFEWVVGEIESRFQQSLVTAGEMTGCVAAQSIGDLATKLTLETFHYVGLGAKNVTLGVPRLREIIKTARRIQTPSLSVHLNPGSGVTSDNVKRVQCDLEHTTLRRVTHTAEVWYDPEPMSTIIEEDVDFVKSHFETPDEEVAIEGISPWLLRIELDREMMVDKKLSMADIAEKINLMFNGDLECIFNDDNAEKLVLRFRIMNNEAHPGEIQDGSADNVFLKIIGSNMLSEMTLRGIPGINKVFMKAIDVQKFNEEDGFQNHKEWMLETEGVNLLAAMCHEHVDAARTTSNHLIEIIEVLGIEAVRRALLDELRAVMSFDGFYVNYRHLALLCDTMTYRGHLMAITRNGVDRNDAGPMMRFSFEETVNVLHDATIYAETDHLRGIRENNMLGLLAPFGTGQCALYPNEDMLKNSNELQLPS from the exons ATGGATATTAGGTTTTCCTTTCCTTACTCTCCGGCGGAAACCGCAAAGGTCCGAGCGCTTCGCTTCCAAATTCTCAGCCCCGACGATATT AGGCGAATGTCTGTGGTTGAAATCGAGCATGGGATTGAGAACCCAAAGGTTGGAGGGTTAAGCGACCCGCGCCTTGGAACCGTTCATAAGAACATCGATTGTGACACGTGTGGGGCTGATATGGATCACTGTCCGGGGCATTTCGGTCACTTGGAGCTCGCCAAGCCAGTGTTTCACGTCGGTTTATTGAATACTGTCCTCGCTGTAATGCGTTGCGTCTGCTTCAACTGTTCCAAAATTTTATCCGGTCAG AACAACAAAAAGTTTAAGCAAGCTTTGAAGATTACAAACCCAAAAAGTAGGTTGGAAATGATGGTGAATGCCTGCAAAAACAAAAGCTTTTGTGAAGGTGATGACGGAGATTGGGAGGATCCTATTAGAGAGAGTCATGATGGCTGTGGTGCTCAGCAGCCCAAGTTAACTATTAAGGGTATGAAGATGATTGCGGAGTATAAAGTTCCGAGGAAGAAAGAGATTCTTTCTGCTGAGAAG GTTCTTGGTATTCTAAAGGGGATAAGTGATGAGGACTGCCAGTTGCTGGGCTTGAATACTCAGTATGTACGTCCTGAATGGATGATTTTGCAAGTTCTTCCAATTCCTCCTCCATCCGTGAGACCTTCTGTTATGATCGACGCATCCTCTAGGATTGAG GATGACTTAACTCATCAGTTGGCCAGGATTATCAGGTCCAATAAGAATTTGAAGACACATGAGAGTAATGGATCACCTGCGCATGTTATTTCTAAGTTTGCTCAGTTGTTGGAGTTTCACATTGCCACTTATTTTGATAGTGCGTTGCCTGGGCTCCAGAAA GCTGCTAAAAAATCAGGAAGGCCTATCAAATCAATATGTAGCAGGCATAAAGAAGATGATGGTCAGATTAGAGGAATGTTGGGGAAAAGAGTTGATTTTTCTGCTCGAACACTAATTACACCAGACCCCAACATTAATATTGATGAAGTGGGAGTACCACGGAGTATTGCTTTGAACCTTACATACCCAGAGACTGTAACTCCATATAACATCACAAG GTTGAAAGAACTTGTAGACTATGGACCTGATCCTCCACCTGGGAAAACTGGTGCCAAATACATCATTCGTGATGATGGGCAAAGGCTTGATCTCAGATATTTGGAGAAAAGTAGTGATCTCCATTTGGAGATTGGATACAAG GTAGAACGTCATTTAGAGGATGGAGATCTTGTACTCTTGAATCGCCGACCCAGTCTTCATAAAATGTCTATCATGGGACACAAAATCAAAATCTTGCCTTATTCTACGTTCAGGCTTAACATGTTGGTAACTAAGCCATATAATGTTAATTTTGATGGGGATGAAATGGATATGCATGTTCCTCAGTCATTTGCAACCAGGACAGAGGTGTTGGAGCTCATGATGGTGCCTAAATGCATTGTGTCACCTCAATCAAATAGGCCAGTAATGGATATTGTCCAAGATACACTTTTAGGATGCAGAAAAATCACCAAGAGAGATACCTTCATCACGAAG gaTGTTTTTATGAACATTCTGATGTGGTGGGAGGATTTTGACGGGAAAGTTCCTGCTCCAGCAATATTGAAGCCAGAGCCATTGTGGACTGGGAAACAAGTTTTGAATCTTATCATTCCCAAACAAATAAATTTAACTGGGTATTCTAGCTGGCATGATCATATGGAAAATGGTTCATCAATAACCCCTGGGGATACTGTGGTCCGAATTGAAAAAGGGGAACTACTTACTGGAACTCTTTGCAAAGAGACACTTGGAACATTTACTGGACGTCTCGTTCATGCCATTTG GGTAGATGTTGGTCCTGATGCATCTCGTAAATTTCTTGGTCATATTCAGTGGCTTGTAAACTACTGGCTTCTGCAGAATTCTTTCAGCATTGGAATTGGTGATACAATAGCTGATGCGTCAACTATGGAGTTTTTTAATAGGAATATTTCAGAGGCaaagaagaaagtaaaatacTTGATCAGGGATGCTCAAGAACAGAAGTTGGAAGCTAAACCTGGATCGACAATGATGGATACACATACACTCGAGAAGAAA GTGCTGATACAAGCTCATGAAGATGCCATAGAAAAAGTGAAGATGAGTTTATCTGAGAGCAATAATCTGAAAGCAATGGTGACAGCTGGTTCCAAAGGAAGTTTTATCAATATATCTCAGATGACTGCTTGTCTTGGTCAACAGAATGTTGAGGGCAAGCGAATTCCATTTGGGTTTACAGATAGGACATTGCCGCATTTTGTAAAAGACGATTATGGGACTGAAAGCCGAGGCTTTGTGGAGAACTCATATCTCCATGGGCTAAGCCCGCAAGATTTCTTTTTCCATGCCATGGGAAGTAGGGAAGGATTTATTGATAATGCAGTGAGGGTATATGAAACTGGATACATCCAGAGGCGGCTTGTGAAGGCTTTGGAGGATATCATGGTCAAATATGATGGAACTGTTAGGAACTCTTTAGGAGATGTCATACAATTTCTCTATGGAGAAGATGGTATGGATGCTGTTTGGATTGAAACACAGAATCTTGATTCCCTGAAAATGAAAAAGTCAGACTTCAATAGGACCTTTAGGTATGAGTTTGATAATGAGAACTGGAATCCGAGTTACATGCTTGAAGGGCCTATTGAAGAATTGAAAACCAGCATAGAGCTTCGTACTGCACTTGAAGCTGAAGTTTTAAAGCTTGCGTGTGATAGATGTCAACTTGCAACTGAGATTACTTGTAACAGTTCTCTACCACTGCCTGTTAACCTTAAGAGGCTTATCAGGAATGCTCAGAAGGCTTTCAAGATTGACTTTCAGAAACCTTCTGATATGCACCCACTGGAAATTCTAGAAGCTGTTGATAGGCTGCAGGAGAGACTCAAGGTTGTTCCTGGTAATGATCTTGTGAGTCAAGAAGCACAGAAGAATGCTACTCTCCTATTCAATATCCTGTTGCGCAGTACTCTAGCCAGTAAAAGGATTCTGCAGGAATATAGGCTTTCCCGTGAGGCATTTGAGTGGGTAGTGGGAGAGATAGAATCAAGGTTCCAGCAGTCACTTGTAACTGCTGGGGAAATGACTGGTTGTGTGGCAGCACAATCAATTGGTGACCTTGCTACTAAATTGACTCTCGAAACATTCCATTATGTTGGTTTAGGTGCTAAGAATGTTACACTTGGCGTTCCCAGGTTAAGGGAAATCATTAAAACGGCTAGGAGAATCCAAACGCCTTCCTTGTCTGTGCATTTGAACCCTGGGTCAGGTGTAACTTCGGACAATGTTAAGAGAGTGCAGTGTGATTTAGAGCATACTACTCTTAGGAGAGTGACCCACACTGCAGAGGTGTGGTACGATCCAGAACCAATGAGTACGATAATTGAAGAAGATGTTGATTTTGTGAAGTCCCACTTTGAAACGCCTGATGAAGAAGTTGCTATTGAAGGAATCTCACCTTGGTTGCTTCGCATAGAACTAGACCGAGAGATGATGGTGGATAAGAAGTTGAGTATGGCTGACATTGCTGAGAAGATCAACCTTATGTTTAATGGTGATTTGGAATGTATTTTCAATGATGACAATGCTGAAAAACTTGTACTTCGTTTCCGAATTATGAATAATGAAGCTCACCCGGGAGAGATACAGGATGGTTCTGCTGACAATGTTTTCTTAAAGATAATAGGAAGCAACATGCTGAGTGAAATGACCTTACGTGGCATCCCAGGCATCAACAAGGTTTTCATGAAAGCCATTGATGTTCAGAAGTTTAACGAAGAAGACGGTTTCCAGAATCATAAGGAATGGATGCTTGAAACTGAAGGTGTCAACCTGTTGGCTGCAATGTGCCATGAACATGTTGATGCAGCAAGGACTACAAGCAACCACTTAATTGAAATTATTGAAGTCCTTGGAATTGAGGCAGTTCGCCGTGCTCTCCTGGATGAATTGCGGGCTGTCATGTCTTTTGATGGATTTTATGTCAATTACAGGCATTTGGCGTTGCTGTGTGATACAATGACTTATCGTGGGCATTTGATGGCAATTACACGCAATGGTGTCGACCGGAATGATGCTGGACCAATGATGAGATTCTCATTTGAAGAGACAGTCAATGTTCTCCATGATGCTACTATATATGCTGAAACTGATCACTTGAGGGGTATCAGGGAAAATAACATGTTAGGCCTGCTTGCACCCTTTGGCACTGGACAATGTGCTCTGTATCCCAATGAAGATATGCTTAAGAATTCTAATGAGCTCCAGCTACCTAGTTAA
- the LOC107619435 gene encoding DNA-directed RNA polymerase II subunit 1-like isoform X1 codes for MDIRFSFPYSPAETAKVRALRFQILSPDDIRRMSVVEIEHGIENPKVGGLSDPRLGTVHKNIDCDTCGADMDHCPGHFGHLELAKPVFHVGLLNTVLAVMRCVCFNCSKILSGQNNKKFKQALKITNPKSRLEMMVNACKNKSFCEGDDGDWEDPIRESHDGCGAQQPKLTIKGMKMIAEYKVPRKKEILSAEKVLGILKGISDEDCQLLGLNTQYVRPEWMILQVLPIPPPSVRPSVMIDASSRIEDDLTHQLARIIRSNKNLKTHESNGSPAHVISKFAQLLEFHIATYFDSALPGLQKAAKKSGRPIKSICSRHKEDDGQIRGMLGKRVDFSARTLITPDPNINIDEVGVPRSIALNLTYPETVTPYNITRLKELVDYGPDPPPGKTGAKYIIRDDGQRLDLRYLEKSSDLHLEIGYKVERHLEDGDLVLLNRRPSLHKMSIMGHKIKILPYSTFRLNMLVTKPYNVNFDGDEMDMHVPQSFATRTEVLELMMVPKCIVSPQSNRPVMDIVQDTLLGCRKITKRDTFITKDVFMNILMWWEDFDGKVPAPAILKPEPLWTGKQVLNLIIPKQINLTGYSSWHDHMENGSSITPGDTVVRIEKGELLTGTLCKETLGTFTGRLVHAIWVDVGPDASRKFLGHIQWLVNYWLLQNSFSIGIGDTIADASTMEFFNRNISEAKKKVKYLIRDAQEQKLEAKPGSTMMDTHTLEKKVIDVLIQAHEDAIEKVKMSLSESNNLKAMVTAGSKGSFINISQMTACLGQQNVEGKRIPFGFTDRTLPHFVKDDYGTESRGFVENSYLHGLSPQDFFFHAMGSREGFIDNAVRVYETGYIQRRLVKALEDIMVKYDGTVRNSLGDVIQFLYGEDGMDAVWIETQNLDSLKMKKSDFNRTFRYEFDNENWNPSYMLEGPIEELKTSIELRTALEAEVLKLACDRCQLATEITCNSSLPLPVNLKRLIRNAQKAFKIDFQKPSDMHPLEILEAVDRLQERLKVVPGNDLVSQEAQKNATLLFNILLRSTLASKRILQEYRLSREAFEWVVGEIESRFQQSLVTAGEMTGCVAAQSIGDLATKLTLETFHYVGLGAKNVTLGVPRLREIIKTARRIQTPSLSVHLNPGSGVTSDNVKRVQCDLEHTTLRRVTHTAEVWYDPEPMSTIIEEDVDFVKSHFETPDEEVAIEGISPWLLRIELDREMMVDKKLSMADIAEKINLMFNGDLECIFNDDNAEKLVLRFRIMNNEAHPGEIQDGSADNVFLKIIGSNMLSEMTLRGIPGINKVFMKAIDVQKFNEEDGFQNHKEWMLETEGVNLLAAMCHEHVDAARTTSNHLIEIIEVLGIEAVRRALLDELRAVMSFDGFYVNYRHLALLCDTMTYRGHLMAITRNGVDRNDAGPMMRFSFEETVNVLHDATIYAETDHLRGIRENNMLGLLAPFGTGQCALYPNEDMLKNSNELQLPS; via the exons ATGGATATTAGGTTTTCCTTTCCTTACTCTCCGGCGGAAACCGCAAAGGTCCGAGCGCTTCGCTTCCAAATTCTCAGCCCCGACGATATT AGGCGAATGTCTGTGGTTGAAATCGAGCATGGGATTGAGAACCCAAAGGTTGGAGGGTTAAGCGACCCGCGCCTTGGAACCGTTCATAAGAACATCGATTGTGACACGTGTGGGGCTGATATGGATCACTGTCCGGGGCATTTCGGTCACTTGGAGCTCGCCAAGCCAGTGTTTCACGTCGGTTTATTGAATACTGTCCTCGCTGTAATGCGTTGCGTCTGCTTCAACTGTTCCAAAATTTTATCCGGTCAG AACAACAAAAAGTTTAAGCAAGCTTTGAAGATTACAAACCCAAAAAGTAGGTTGGAAATGATGGTGAATGCCTGCAAAAACAAAAGCTTTTGTGAAGGTGATGACGGAGATTGGGAGGATCCTATTAGAGAGAGTCATGATGGCTGTGGTGCTCAGCAGCCCAAGTTAACTATTAAGGGTATGAAGATGATTGCGGAGTATAAAGTTCCGAGGAAGAAAGAGATTCTTTCTGCTGAGAAG GTTCTTGGTATTCTAAAGGGGATAAGTGATGAGGACTGCCAGTTGCTGGGCTTGAATACTCAGTATGTACGTCCTGAATGGATGATTTTGCAAGTTCTTCCAATTCCTCCTCCATCCGTGAGACCTTCTGTTATGATCGACGCATCCTCTAGGATTGAG GATGACTTAACTCATCAGTTGGCCAGGATTATCAGGTCCAATAAGAATTTGAAGACACATGAGAGTAATGGATCACCTGCGCATGTTATTTCTAAGTTTGCTCAGTTGTTGGAGTTTCACATTGCCACTTATTTTGATAGTGCGTTGCCTGGGCTCCAGAAA GCTGCTAAAAAATCAGGAAGGCCTATCAAATCAATATGTAGCAGGCATAAAGAAGATGATGGTCAGATTAGAGGAATGTTGGGGAAAAGAGTTGATTTTTCTGCTCGAACACTAATTACACCAGACCCCAACATTAATATTGATGAAGTGGGAGTACCACGGAGTATTGCTTTGAACCTTACATACCCAGAGACTGTAACTCCATATAACATCACAAG GTTGAAAGAACTTGTAGACTATGGACCTGATCCTCCACCTGGGAAAACTGGTGCCAAATACATCATTCGTGATGATGGGCAAAGGCTTGATCTCAGATATTTGGAGAAAAGTAGTGATCTCCATTTGGAGATTGGATACAAG GTAGAACGTCATTTAGAGGATGGAGATCTTGTACTCTTGAATCGCCGACCCAGTCTTCATAAAATGTCTATCATGGGACACAAAATCAAAATCTTGCCTTATTCTACGTTCAGGCTTAACATGTTGGTAACTAAGCCATATAATGTTAATTTTGATGGGGATGAAATGGATATGCATGTTCCTCAGTCATTTGCAACCAGGACAGAGGTGTTGGAGCTCATGATGGTGCCTAAATGCATTGTGTCACCTCAATCAAATAGGCCAGTAATGGATATTGTCCAAGATACACTTTTAGGATGCAGAAAAATCACCAAGAGAGATACCTTCATCACGAAG gaTGTTTTTATGAACATTCTGATGTGGTGGGAGGATTTTGACGGGAAAGTTCCTGCTCCAGCAATATTGAAGCCAGAGCCATTGTGGACTGGGAAACAAGTTTTGAATCTTATCATTCCCAAACAAATAAATTTAACTGGGTATTCTAGCTGGCATGATCATATGGAAAATGGTTCATCAATAACCCCTGGGGATACTGTGGTCCGAATTGAAAAAGGGGAACTACTTACTGGAACTCTTTGCAAAGAGACACTTGGAACATTTACTGGACGTCTCGTTCATGCCATTTG GGTAGATGTTGGTCCTGATGCATCTCGTAAATTTCTTGGTCATATTCAGTGGCTTGTAAACTACTGGCTTCTGCAGAATTCTTTCAGCATTGGAATTGGTGATACAATAGCTGATGCGTCAACTATGGAGTTTTTTAATAGGAATATTTCAGAGGCaaagaagaaagtaaaatacTTGATCAGGGATGCTCAAGAACAGAAGTTGGAAGCTAAACCTGGATCGACAATGATGGATACACATACACTCGAGAAGAAAGTGATTGAT GTGCTGATACAAGCTCATGAAGATGCCATAGAAAAAGTGAAGATGAGTTTATCTGAGAGCAATAATCTGAAAGCAATGGTGACAGCTGGTTCCAAAGGAAGTTTTATCAATATATCTCAGATGACTGCTTGTCTTGGTCAACAGAATGTTGAGGGCAAGCGAATTCCATTTGGGTTTACAGATAGGACATTGCCGCATTTTGTAAAAGACGATTATGGGACTGAAAGCCGAGGCTTTGTGGAGAACTCATATCTCCATGGGCTAAGCCCGCAAGATTTCTTTTTCCATGCCATGGGAAGTAGGGAAGGATTTATTGATAATGCAGTGAGGGTATATGAAACTGGATACATCCAGAGGCGGCTTGTGAAGGCTTTGGAGGATATCATGGTCAAATATGATGGAACTGTTAGGAACTCTTTAGGAGATGTCATACAATTTCTCTATGGAGAAGATGGTATGGATGCTGTTTGGATTGAAACACAGAATCTTGATTCCCTGAAAATGAAAAAGTCAGACTTCAATAGGACCTTTAGGTATGAGTTTGATAATGAGAACTGGAATCCGAGTTACATGCTTGAAGGGCCTATTGAAGAATTGAAAACCAGCATAGAGCTTCGTACTGCACTTGAAGCTGAAGTTTTAAAGCTTGCGTGTGATAGATGTCAACTTGCAACTGAGATTACTTGTAACAGTTCTCTACCACTGCCTGTTAACCTTAAGAGGCTTATCAGGAATGCTCAGAAGGCTTTCAAGATTGACTTTCAGAAACCTTCTGATATGCACCCACTGGAAATTCTAGAAGCTGTTGATAGGCTGCAGGAGAGACTCAAGGTTGTTCCTGGTAATGATCTTGTGAGTCAAGAAGCACAGAAGAATGCTACTCTCCTATTCAATATCCTGTTGCGCAGTACTCTAGCCAGTAAAAGGATTCTGCAGGAATATAGGCTTTCCCGTGAGGCATTTGAGTGGGTAGTGGGAGAGATAGAATCAAGGTTCCAGCAGTCACTTGTAACTGCTGGGGAAATGACTGGTTGTGTGGCAGCACAATCAATTGGTGACCTTGCTACTAAATTGACTCTCGAAACATTCCATTATGTTGGTTTAGGTGCTAAGAATGTTACACTTGGCGTTCCCAGGTTAAGGGAAATCATTAAAACGGCTAGGAGAATCCAAACGCCTTCCTTGTCTGTGCATTTGAACCCTGGGTCAGGTGTAACTTCGGACAATGTTAAGAGAGTGCAGTGTGATTTAGAGCATACTACTCTTAGGAGAGTGACCCACACTGCAGAGGTGTGGTACGATCCAGAACCAATGAGTACGATAATTGAAGAAGATGTTGATTTTGTGAAGTCCCACTTTGAAACGCCTGATGAAGAAGTTGCTATTGAAGGAATCTCACCTTGGTTGCTTCGCATAGAACTAGACCGAGAGATGATGGTGGATAAGAAGTTGAGTATGGCTGACATTGCTGAGAAGATCAACCTTATGTTTAATGGTGATTTGGAATGTATTTTCAATGATGACAATGCTGAAAAACTTGTACTTCGTTTCCGAATTATGAATAATGAAGCTCACCCGGGAGAGATACAGGATGGTTCTGCTGACAATGTTTTCTTAAAGATAATAGGAAGCAACATGCTGAGTGAAATGACCTTACGTGGCATCCCAGGCATCAACAAGGTTTTCATGAAAGCCATTGATGTTCAGAAGTTTAACGAAGAAGACGGTTTCCAGAATCATAAGGAATGGATGCTTGAAACTGAAGGTGTCAACCTGTTGGCTGCAATGTGCCATGAACATGTTGATGCAGCAAGGACTACAAGCAACCACTTAATTGAAATTATTGAAGTCCTTGGAATTGAGGCAGTTCGCCGTGCTCTCCTGGATGAATTGCGGGCTGTCATGTCTTTTGATGGATTTTATGTCAATTACAGGCATTTGGCGTTGCTGTGTGATACAATGACTTATCGTGGGCATTTGATGGCAATTACACGCAATGGTGTCGACCGGAATGATGCTGGACCAATGATGAGATTCTCATTTGAAGAGACAGTCAATGTTCTCCATGATGCTACTATATATGCTGAAACTGATCACTTGAGGGGTATCAGGGAAAATAACATGTTAGGCCTGCTTGCACCCTTTGGCACTGGACAATGTGCTCTGTATCCCAATGAAGATATGCTTAAGAATTCTAATGAGCTCCAGCTACCTAGTTAA